The following are encoded in a window of Kitasatospora fiedleri genomic DNA:
- a CDS encoding 4'-phosphopantetheinyl transferase family protein has protein sequence MTTESTTEPWAATDRGPLFARLDGPGRPGGPGAAGPGSAAAGDGLRPVGGASRRARPGRRPAALWLSPGDAGPSRSIPAPGPGAFGEPLARQLEVHGTAVLHARIDEWAPTDSGGPALRRLLGADWGRYRELTHPEVRARFAASRAMIKHVAARAVRVRPEAIELGYSLHGRPYLRGCDQVDISLSHTDDLLLIGLTTRGLIGVDAEAADRPLVGTGAERLVCTPRESALLAALPEPERNPALVRLWTLKEAYSKAIGQGLRFRFTEFGFEQGGPGGGPDLLQVRGPDGGSGPGAEWSFGSVALTLPGYAASFALRDAGFGAPDPAAVGVASMADAALAAAIGEFYRPCD, from the coding sequence ATGACGACCGAGAGCACCACTGAGCCGTGGGCCGCGACGGACCGCGGCCCGCTGTTCGCCCGCCTGGACGGGCCCGGACGCCCCGGCGGGCCGGGCGCCGCCGGGCCGGGGTCCGCGGCGGCGGGCGACGGGCTGCGGCCGGTAGGCGGGGCGTCGCGGCGGGCCCGGCCCGGGCGGCGTCCGGCGGCGCTGTGGCTCTCGCCGGGCGACGCCGGGCCGAGCCGGTCGATCCCGGCGCCGGGGCCGGGCGCGTTCGGCGAGCCGCTGGCCCGGCAGTTGGAGGTGCACGGCACCGCGGTGCTGCACGCCCGGATCGACGAGTGGGCGCCGACCGACAGCGGGGGCCCGGCGCTGCGCCGGCTGCTGGGCGCGGACTGGGGCCGCTACCGGGAGCTGACCCACCCGGAGGTGAGGGCCAGGTTCGCCGCCTCCCGGGCGATGATCAAGCACGTCGCGGCCCGGGCCGTCCGGGTCCGCCCGGAGGCGATCGAGCTGGGCTACAGCCTGCACGGGCGGCCGTACCTGCGCGGCTGCGACCAGGTGGACATCTCGCTGAGCCACACCGACGACCTGCTGTTGATCGGGCTGACCACCCGGGGGCTGATCGGGGTCGACGCGGAGGCCGCCGACCGGCCGCTGGTCGGCACCGGGGCCGAGCGACTGGTCTGCACGCCGCGCGAGTCGGCGCTACTGGCCGCGCTGCCGGAGCCGGAGCGCAACCCGGCGCTGGTGCGGCTGTGGACGCTCAAGGAGGCGTACAGCAAGGCGATCGGGCAGGGGCTGCGGTTCCGGTTCACCGAGTTCGGCTTCGAGCAGGGCGGGCCCGGCGGCGGTCCCGACCTGCTTCAGGTGCGCGGCCCGGACGGCGGCAGCGGCCCCGGCGCGGAGTGGAGCTTCGGCTCGGTGGCGCTGACCCTGCCCGGCTACGCGGCCAGTTTCGCGCTGCGGGACGCCGGGTTCGGCGCGCCGGACCCGGCGGCGGTCGGGGTGGCCTCGATGGCCGACGCGGCGCTGGCCGCGGCGATCGGGGAGTTCTACCGGCCCTGCGATTGA
- a CDS encoding AfsR/SARP family transcriptional regulator — protein sequence MEITVLGRFGATENGLSVVPAAAKPRAVLALLALHQGSTVPSETLMSEIWGEAPPRSADNTLQGYVVRLRRLIGAAWSGSAPGAPDPKWLLQTRPGGYSLDLAGGDIDMLRMQRLAASGYRAADGGEDERASALFAQALALWSGPALSDTRTGVRLTAEALRLENVRLSLLERRIAADMRLGRHHELIVELSALCAEFPLHEGLHAQLMRALHRTGGRWRALEVYQRLRTALIDQLGLDPCAEVRAAHQAVLESETPTAAPARTPYPAGRPTPYPAGRPAPYPAGRLAPAS from the coding sequence ATGGAAATCACGGTGTTGGGGAGATTCGGGGCCACGGAGAACGGGCTCTCGGTGGTGCCGGCGGCGGCCAAACCGCGGGCGGTGCTGGCGCTGCTGGCGCTCCACCAGGGCTCCACCGTCCCCTCCGAGACGCTGATGTCCGAAATCTGGGGCGAGGCGCCGCCGCGCAGCGCGGACAACACCCTCCAGGGGTACGTGGTCCGGCTGCGGCGGCTGATCGGCGCCGCCTGGAGCGGGTCCGCCCCGGGCGCCCCGGACCCGAAGTGGCTGCTCCAGACCAGGCCCGGCGGCTACTCCCTCGACCTGGCCGGCGGCGACATCGACATGCTGCGGATGCAGCGGCTGGCCGCCTCCGGCTACCGGGCCGCCGACGGCGGCGAGGACGAGCGCGCCTCGGCGCTGTTCGCCCAGGCGCTGGCGCTGTGGAGCGGCCCCGCGCTCTCCGACACCCGCACCGGCGTCCGGCTCACCGCCGAGGCGCTGCGGCTGGAGAACGTCCGGCTGTCGCTGCTGGAGCGCCGGATCGCGGCCGACATGCGGCTCGGCCGGCACCACGAGCTGATCGTCGAACTCAGCGCGCTGTGCGCCGAGTTCCCGCTGCACGAGGGCCTGCACGCGCAGCTGATGCGGGCGCTGCACCGCACCGGCGGGCGCTGGCGGGCGCTGGAGGTCTACCAGCGGTTGCGCACCGCGCTGATCGACCAGCTCGGCCTCGACCCGTGCGCCGAGGTCCGGGCCGCCCACCAGGCGGTGCTGGAGTCGGAGACCCCGACCGCGGCACCCGCCCGCACCCCGTATCCGGCCGGCCGTCCCACCCCGTACCCGGCCGGCCGTCCCGCGCCGTACCCGGCCGGCCGGTTGGCCCCGGCCAGCTAG
- a CDS encoding ScbR family autoregulator-binding transcription factor, whose protein sequence is MAERRPKQERAEQTQRALVEAAAEVFAAHGYTGTNLGRICELAGTSKGALYFHFATKDDLAAAVVAAYQRSVAELSDRLLAEDPASPMDRLVELSYEFAIRLREDALTRAAARLSAGSAPDPRDPADFAQGWLELARELLVRAQRSGELRDGVAPAAIGSTVLAVSYGMRLLEPNRDGVEDRLAESWDLLLPGLVSDEVLERLGAVRATELTGNQLISPARSERPEPAASNG, encoded by the coding sequence ATGGCGGAGCGCAGGCCCAAGCAGGAGCGGGCCGAACAGACCCAGCGGGCGCTGGTCGAGGCGGCTGCCGAGGTGTTCGCGGCGCACGGCTACACCGGCACCAACCTGGGCCGGATCTGCGAGTTGGCCGGCACCAGCAAGGGGGCGCTGTACTTCCACTTCGCCACCAAGGACGACCTGGCCGCGGCCGTGGTGGCCGCCTACCAGCGCTCGGTGGCCGAGCTGTCGGACCGCCTGCTGGCCGAGGACCCGGCCTCCCCGATGGACCGACTGGTCGAGCTGTCCTACGAGTTCGCGATACGCCTGCGCGAGGACGCGCTGACCAGGGCCGCCGCCCGGCTGAGCGCCGGCAGCGCCCCCGACCCGCGGGACCCGGCGGACTTCGCCCAGGGCTGGCTGGAGCTGGCCCGCGAACTGCTGGTCCGCGCCCAGCGGTCGGGCGAGCTGCGGGACGGGGTGGCGCCGGCCGCGATCGGCAGCACCGTGCTGGCGGTCTCCTACGGCATGCGGCTGCTCGAACCGAACCGCGACGGGGTCGAGGACCGGCTCGCCGAGAGCTGGGACCTGCTGCTACCCGGCCTGGTCTCGGACGAGGTGCTGGAACGCCTCGGGGCAGTGAGAGCAACTGAACTGACGGGTAATCAGTTGATTTCCCCGGCTCGTTCGGAGCGTCCGGAACCGGCCGCCTCAAACGGCTGA
- a CDS encoding ScbA/BarX family gamma-butyrolactone biosynthesis protein: MRTPTREAVRSEEPGFSQTVPRALVHRAAISEVLLTDWLRTDRDEFTVAAQWPRAHAYHTPVGGCHDPLLAAETVRQASMLVSHAGYDVPLGSAFLTRSLSYLVEPDGLRQDDRPLNLVVRVSCRPLKLRAGRPREMRTDVTLYRDGEAIGSGHAEFTVVEPAAYARLRPADRIAPADPLAPPVAPGSVGRYRAADVVLAEHPAGGGWLLRADQSHPVLFDHPVDHVPGALLLEAARQAAVLELGPVLPYGMHTVFHRYVEFAGAAVVSAEPEPADGPGLRVQVVQAGRVAALSRVLVRASG; encoded by the coding sequence ATGCGTACGCCGACCCGGGAAGCCGTCCGCTCCGAGGAGCCCGGCTTCTCCCAGACCGTCCCGCGCGCCCTGGTCCACCGGGCCGCGATCAGCGAAGTCCTGCTCACCGACTGGCTGCGCACCGACCGGGACGAGTTCACCGTCGCCGCGCAGTGGCCCCGGGCGCACGCGTACCACACCCCGGTCGGCGGCTGCCACGACCCGCTGCTGGCCGCCGAGACGGTCCGCCAGGCCAGCATGCTGGTCAGCCATGCCGGCTACGACGTCCCGCTCGGCAGCGCCTTCCTGACCCGCTCGCTCTCCTACCTGGTCGAACCGGACGGGCTGCGGCAGGACGACCGCCCGCTCAACCTGGTCGTCCGGGTCTCCTGCCGGCCGCTCAAGCTGAGAGCGGGCCGGCCGCGCGAGATGCGCACCGACGTGACGCTCTACCGCGACGGCGAGGCGATCGGCTCCGGCCACGCCGAGTTCACCGTCGTCGAACCGGCCGCCTACGCCCGGCTGCGCCCGGCGGACCGGATCGCCCCGGCCGACCCGCTGGCCCCGCCGGTCGCCCCCGGGTCGGTCGGCCGGTACCGGGCCGCCGACGTGGTGCTGGCCGAGCACCCGGCGGGCGGGGGCTGGCTGCTGCGCGCCGACCAGAGCCACCCGGTGCTGTTCGACCACCCGGTCGACCACGTGCCCGGCGCGCTGCTGCTGGAGGCCGCCCGGCAGGCCGCGGTGCTCGAACTCGGGCCGGTGCTGCCGTACGGCATGCACACCGTCTTCCACCGCTACGTGGAGTTCGCCGGGGCGGCCGTGGTCAGCGCCGAGCCCGAGCCGGCCGACGGGCCGGGGCTGCGGGTGCAGGTCGTCCAGGCCGGGCGGGTGGCGGCGCTCTCCCGGGTGCTGGTCCGTGCGTCCGGCTGA
- a CDS encoding NAD-dependent epimerase/dehydratase family protein — MRPADPAARRGAVLLTGASGFVGGAVRTELAARGGGPVRLAVRSGGGPTGPDEQPRTADLTRPDTLRGLCTGVDTVLHLASLVSGEPAQCRAVNTDGTAALLAEAARAGVRRFVLLSTTAVYGPGPHRGPAEDDLRPAPVSAASATRLAAERLVLAAGGTVLRAPLVYGAGDAWVVPGAAALLAAVPALPDGGTALLSLVDVRELAAVVADLAELPPDAWAARAAGRVHHVTDGAPVRAADLLAAVSRAAGRPVPARALPADACFRLFDAAGGRLSRRQFDLLAVDHWYADGRLRSWLRRPSGPGFAARFADHHDWYCSRLTQAAAQGRSRVSQGRAGHPRTHL; from the coding sequence GTGCGTCCGGCTGACCCGGCCGCCCGCCGGGGCGCCGTCCTGCTGACCGGGGCGAGCGGGTTCGTCGGCGGCGCGGTCCGCACCGAACTCGCCGCCCGGGGCGGCGGCCCGGTCCGGCTGGCGGTCCGCTCCGGCGGCGGCCCGACCGGCCCGGACGAGCAGCCGCGCACCGCCGACCTGACCCGGCCCGACACGCTGCGCGGCCTGTGCACCGGCGTGGACACCGTGCTGCACCTGGCCTCGCTGGTCAGCGGCGAGCCCGCGCAGTGCCGGGCGGTCAACACCGACGGCACCGCGGCGCTGCTCGCCGAGGCGGCCCGCGCCGGGGTGCGGCGCTTCGTGCTGCTCTCCACCACCGCGGTGTACGGCCCCGGCCCGCACCGCGGCCCCGCCGAGGACGACCTGCGTCCCGCGCCGGTCTCCGCGGCGAGCGCCACCCGGCTGGCCGCCGAGCGCCTGGTGCTGGCCGCGGGCGGGACGGTGCTGCGTGCCCCGCTGGTCTACGGCGCCGGCGACGCCTGGGTGGTGCCCGGCGCGGCCGCGCTGCTGGCCGCCGTCCCCGCCCTGCCGGACGGCGGCACCGCCCTGCTGTCGCTGGTCGACGTCCGCGAACTGGCCGCCGTCGTCGCCGACCTGGCCGAACTGCCGCCGGATGCGTGGGCGGCCCGGGCGGCCGGGCGGGTGCACCACGTCACCGACGGCGCGCCCGTCCGCGCGGCCGACCTGCTGGCCGCCGTCAGCCGGGCGGCCGGGCGGCCGGTGCCCGCGCGGGCGCTGCCGGCCGACGCGTGCTTCCGGCTGTTCGACGCGGCGGGCGGACGGCTGAGCCGACGTCAGTTCGACCTGCTGGCGGTGGACCACTGGTACGCGGACGGGCGGCTGCGCTCCTGGCTGCGCCGCCCGTCCGGGCCCGGTTTCGCGGCCCGCTTCGCCGACCATCATGACTGGTACTGCTCAAGGTTGACGCAAGCCGCCGCCCAGGGGCGTTCGCGAGTGTCACAGGGCCGAGCCGGACACCCGCGGACCCACCTCTAG
- a CDS encoding MFS transporter → MTADAPTAPEDQGHPRRWAILIVLSLCVFLVAIDNTVLNVALPSISEQLHASNRALQWMVDAYSLVFAGLLMTAGSLSDRHGRKKLLIVGLVFFGGASAAAAFAQDTGTLIGMRGLMGIGGAFLMPSTLAILVQVFHERDRQRAIAIWGTASALGIALGPVIGGVLVSHFWWGSVFLVNVPIGIAAVVAVAVLVPETRDLGARRTDLPGALLSTLAMSSLVYGVVQLSEHGWYSPQVWGPLVGAAVAAALFVWRQARAESPMVELSMVLSPRFIGAALSGALLMFALVGSVFVLTQHLQLVLGYSPLRAGFATVPVALAVMVTAPLSPAITQRIGVRTTVAIGLVVLATGMVLFATLAPRAGYRPVLAGLLVLGCGIGLATAPVSDALMSSAPKEKAGLASASNDTVQELGSALGVALAGSALAAGYADGLPAGLPDSARRSLAGALEFAGLQGPAGGALAEHARYAFGSGMRLSMLICAGVALIGAVCAFLMLPSRVPPQDEPAETPAAVGPDPLGVA, encoded by the coding sequence ATGACAGCCGACGCACCGACCGCACCGGAGGACCAGGGCCACCCCCGGCGGTGGGCGATCCTCATCGTGCTCTCGCTCTGCGTGTTCCTGGTCGCCATCGACAACACCGTGCTGAATGTCGCGCTGCCCTCGATCAGCGAGCAGCTGCACGCCTCCAACCGCGCCCTGCAGTGGATGGTCGACGCCTACTCGCTGGTCTTCGCCGGCCTGCTGATGACCGCCGGCAGCCTCTCCGACCGGCACGGCCGCAAGAAGCTCCTGATCGTCGGCCTGGTCTTCTTCGGCGGCGCCTCGGCCGCCGCCGCGTTCGCGCAGGACACCGGCACGCTGATCGGCATGCGCGGGCTGATGGGCATCGGCGGCGCCTTCCTGATGCCCAGCACCCTGGCCATCCTGGTGCAGGTCTTCCACGAGCGGGACCGGCAGCGGGCGATCGCCATCTGGGGCACCGCCTCGGCGCTCGGCATCGCGCTCGGCCCGGTGATCGGCGGCGTCCTGGTCAGCCACTTCTGGTGGGGCTCGGTGTTCCTGGTCAACGTGCCGATCGGCATCGCGGCGGTGGTCGCCGTCGCGGTCCTGGTGCCGGAGACCCGCGACCTGGGCGCCCGCCGCACCGACCTGCCCGGCGCGCTGCTCTCCACGCTGGCGATGTCCTCGCTGGTGTACGGCGTGGTGCAGCTCTCCGAGCACGGCTGGTACTCGCCGCAGGTGTGGGGCCCGCTGGTCGGGGCGGCGGTGGCCGCGGCGCTGTTCGTCTGGCGGCAGGCCCGGGCCGAGTCGCCGATGGTCGAGCTGTCCATGGTCCTCTCGCCGCGCTTCATCGGTGCCGCGCTCTCCGGCGCGCTGCTGATGTTCGCCCTGGTCGGCTCGGTGTTCGTGCTCACCCAGCACCTCCAACTGGTGCTCGGCTACAGCCCGTTGCGGGCCGGGTTCGCCACCGTCCCGGTCGCGCTCGCGGTGATGGTGACGGCGCCGCTCTCCCCGGCGATCACCCAGCGGATCGGGGTGCGCACCACGGTCGCGATCGGCCTGGTGGTGCTGGCCACCGGCATGGTGCTGTTCGCCACCCTCGCCCCGCGGGCCGGGTACCGGCCGGTGCTGGCCGGCCTGCTGGTGCTCGGCTGCGGCATCGGCCTGGCCACCGCGCCGGTCAGCGACGCGCTGATGAGCTCGGCGCCCAAGGAGAAGGCCGGCCTGGCCTCGGCCTCCAACGACACCGTCCAGGAGCTGGGTTCGGCGCTCGGCGTGGCCCTCGCGGGCAGCGCGCTGGCCGCCGGGTACGCCGACGGGCTGCCCGCCGGACTGCCCGACTCGGCCCGCAGGTCACTGGCCGGGGCGCTCGAGTTCGCGGGCCTCCAGGGCCCGGCGGGCGGCGCGCTGGCCGAGCACGCCAGGTACGCCTTCGGCAGCGGCATGCGGCTGTCGATGCTGATCTGCGCGGGCGTCGCGCTGATCGGCGCGGTCTGCGCCTTCCTGATGCTGCCCTCCCGCGTCCCCCCGCAGGACGAGCCGGCCGAGACGCCGGCCGCGGTCGGCCCGGACCCGCTCGGCGTCGCCTGA
- a CDS encoding ester cyclase, whose product MSWDAEKALVERYVEEVLNKGNTAIVDELFAVDFEGEAKDEVLELETKPGGLAAVSAAVSELRTIVPDLSYEVENIHKDGDLVRLTYIASGTHEGRLMGQEATGRPIRIKGDGWVRIVDGRIVAGGSDWDPNELAAQLGIELPAEAPAAV is encoded by the coding sequence ATGAGCTGGGACGCCGAGAAGGCCCTCGTCGAGCGCTACGTCGAAGAGGTCCTCAACAAGGGCAACACCGCGATCGTCGACGAGCTGTTCGCCGTCGACTTCGAGGGCGAGGCCAAGGACGAGGTGCTGGAGCTGGAGACCAAGCCGGGCGGCCTGGCCGCCGTCTCCGCCGCCGTCTCCGAGCTGCGCACCATCGTGCCGGACCTGTCCTACGAGGTGGAGAACATCCACAAGGACGGCGACCTGGTGCGGCTCACCTACATCGCCAGCGGCACCCACGAGGGCCGGCTGATGGGCCAGGAGGCCACCGGCCGCCCGATCCGCATCAAGGGCGACGGCTGGGTCCGGATCGTCGACGGCCGGATCGTGGCCGGCGGCAGCGACTGGGACCCGAACGAGCTGGCCGCCCAGCTCGGCATCGAGCTCCCGGCCGAGGCCCCCGCCGCGGTCTGA
- a CDS encoding type I polyketide synthase, with protein sequence MTPRTTPLADWLAGCTAALLGRPAASVDPSGPIAELRLSSWHAVSLAGDLTEYLGRPVEPTVFWEHPTLAGIAAALEGGPAAAPSARPEPSAVPAGPGGDPVAVVGIGLRVPGASSPEQLWELFERAGTTARPLDLAARTGSAQDEGRSVNGSFLDDVYGFDPAFFGISPREAAAMDPQQRLLLETAWEALEDAGTVPAELAGTATGVFVGISGFDHGRRRYADPGADLYTGTGSALSVAANRLSYLLDLRGPSLAVDTACSSSLVAVHQAVRSLQFGESDTALVGGVNVILDDAVHRVFDRAGFLSPDGRCKTFDAAADGYGRGEGAVVLVLKRLSAARAAGDRVYGLIRAAVVNQDGRSNGLTAPNGAAQEELLRRACRQAGVTPAEVGYVEAHGTGTPLGDPIEAHALGRVFGAGRDAAAPCLVGSAKANVGHLESAAGAVGLVKALLCVQRRRVPPAASFASPNPHVDFAALGLRVPRETTAWPDAHPLALAGVSSFGFGGTNAHVLVGEVPRDGENPAADAVDAVEEDRADSGETVLLPLSAADPQALAALAAHWAELLERPAAPALPVLAATAATRRTHHRHRLAVVAADRAGAAELLRAARPAAPAADGPPHPVFVFSGQGGQWPGMAADGLRGLPAAARTLAECHERLEALAGWSLLDALRDGAALTDPGVLQPALVALQIALAAQWRDWGVTPAACVGHSLGEVSAAAVAGALDLDDALFVALCRGELMREAPAGATAFVELDPERAAARAAGLGVPVDVAAWNAPGSCVLAGPETDTARLLETLAAEGVFTRRLPGRLAFHSRLMEPLRERLADALDGLAPRPGRLPLYSTVTGGRIEPAALTPRYWADNLRRTVRFAPAAAALAADGHRAFLEIGPHPALTAALRGCLEQCDGRFSVHASMRRDTPARDGLLRGLAELYEQGAWIDWARVADPDAARPAPAAPAALAVLPRYPWRRESGLGPVPAPVPAPGDGAPRSAEPGAEPGAGPAAESVAELPDGRLRAALAVATAEEQARLITERLIEETARVLRMPASRIDPAQPMNSLGLDSIMAMELRRRLERELDMEVPVTGFLSGAGCTDLGAALAAEFTLGGTDQQTAELLLSELDRLSPEEVDVLLERLGAGSAQTP encoded by the coding sequence ATGACCCCGCGCACCACGCCCCTCGCGGACTGGCTGGCCGGGTGCACGGCCGCCCTGCTGGGCCGGCCGGCCGCCTCGGTCGACCCGTCCGGGCCGATCGCCGAGCTCCGGCTCAGCTCCTGGCACGCGGTCTCGCTGGCCGGTGACCTGACCGAGTACCTGGGCCGCCCGGTGGAGCCCACCGTCTTCTGGGAGCACCCGACCCTGGCCGGGATCGCCGCCGCGCTGGAGGGCGGACCGGCCGCCGCGCCGTCCGCCCGGCCCGAGCCGTCCGCCGTGCCGGCCGGTCCGGGCGGCGACCCGGTCGCGGTGGTCGGCATCGGCCTGCGGGTGCCGGGCGCGTCCTCCCCCGAGCAGCTCTGGGAGCTGTTCGAGCGGGCCGGGACCACCGCGCGGCCGCTCGACCTGGCCGCCCGCACCGGCTCCGCGCAGGACGAGGGCCGGAGCGTCAACGGCTCCTTCCTGGACGACGTGTACGGCTTCGATCCGGCCTTCTTCGGCATCTCGCCGCGCGAGGCCGCCGCCATGGACCCGCAGCAGCGGCTGCTGCTGGAGACCGCCTGGGAGGCGCTGGAGGACGCCGGGACGGTCCCGGCCGAGCTGGCGGGCACCGCCACCGGCGTGTTCGTCGGCATCTCCGGCTTCGACCACGGCCGCCGCCGCTACGCCGACCCCGGGGCCGACCTGTACACCGGCACCGGCAGCGCGCTGAGCGTCGCCGCCAACCGGCTGTCCTACCTGCTGGACCTGCGCGGCCCCAGCCTGGCGGTGGACACCGCCTGCTCCTCCTCCCTGGTCGCCGTCCACCAGGCCGTCCGCAGCCTCCAGTTCGGCGAGAGCGACACCGCCCTGGTCGGCGGCGTCAACGTGATCCTCGACGACGCCGTCCACCGGGTCTTCGACCGGGCCGGGTTCCTCTCCCCGGACGGCCGCTGCAAGACCTTCGACGCCGCCGCCGACGGCTACGGCCGGGGCGAGGGCGCGGTGGTGCTGGTGCTCAAGCGGCTCAGCGCCGCCCGGGCGGCGGGCGACCGGGTGTACGGGCTGATCCGGGCCGCCGTGGTCAACCAGGACGGCCGCAGCAACGGCCTGACCGCCCCCAACGGCGCCGCCCAGGAGGAACTGCTGCGCCGGGCCTGCCGGCAGGCGGGCGTCACCCCGGCCGAGGTCGGCTACGTGGAGGCGCACGGCACCGGCACCCCGCTCGGCGACCCGATCGAGGCGCACGCGCTGGGCCGGGTGTTCGGCGCCGGGCGGGACGCCGCCGCGCCCTGCCTGGTCGGCTCGGCCAAGGCCAACGTCGGCCACCTGGAGTCGGCCGCGGGCGCGGTCGGTCTGGTGAAGGCGCTGCTGTGCGTGCAGCGCCGCCGGGTGCCGCCGGCCGCGTCCTTCGCCTCCCCCAACCCGCACGTCGACTTCGCGGCGCTGGGCCTGCGGGTGCCGCGCGAGACCACCGCGTGGCCGGACGCCCACCCGCTCGCGCTGGCCGGCGTCAGCTCCTTCGGCTTCGGCGGCACCAACGCGCACGTCCTGGTCGGCGAGGTACCGCGGGACGGGGAGAACCCGGCGGCTGATGCGGTCGACGCGGTCGAGGAGGACCGGGCCGACAGCGGCGAAACGGTTCTGCTGCCGCTGTCCGCCGCCGACCCGCAGGCGCTGGCCGCGCTGGCCGCCCACTGGGCCGAACTGCTGGAACGCCCCGCCGCCCCCGCCCTGCCGGTGCTCGCCGCCACCGCCGCCACCCGCCGCACCCACCACCGCCACCGGCTCGCCGTGGTCGCGGCCGACCGCGCCGGGGCCGCCGAACTGCTGCGCGCGGCCCGCCCGGCCGCACCGGCCGCCGACGGTCCGCCGCACCCGGTGTTCGTCTTCTCCGGCCAGGGCGGCCAGTGGCCCGGCATGGCCGCCGACGGCCTGCGCGGACTCCCCGCCGCCGCCCGGACCCTGGCCGAGTGCCACGAACGGCTGGAGGCACTGGCCGGCTGGTCCCTGCTGGACGCGCTGCGCGACGGGGCCGCCCTCACCGACCCCGGCGTGCTGCAACCCGCGCTGGTCGCCCTCCAGATCGCGCTCGCCGCCCAGTGGCGGGACTGGGGCGTCACCCCGGCCGCCTGCGTCGGCCACAGCCTCGGCGAGGTGTCGGCCGCCGCGGTGGCCGGAGCGCTCGACCTGGACGACGCGCTGTTCGTCGCGCTCTGCCGCGGCGAACTGATGCGCGAAGCCCCGGCCGGCGCCACCGCCTTCGTCGAACTCGACCCGGAGCGGGCCGCCGCCCGGGCCGCCGGACTCGGCGTCCCGGTGGACGTCGCGGCCTGGAACGCCCCCGGCTCCTGCGTGCTGGCCGGACCCGAGACCGACACCGCCCGGCTGCTCGAAACCCTCGCCGCGGAGGGCGTGTTCACCCGCCGGCTGCCCGGCCGGCTGGCCTTCCACAGCCGGCTGATGGAACCGCTGCGCGAACGCCTCGCCGACGCCCTGGACGGCCTCGCCCCGCGCCCCGGCCGCCTGCCGCTGTACTCGACGGTGACCGGCGGCCGGATCGAGCCCGCCGCCCTCACCCCCCGGTACTGGGCCGACAACCTGCGCCGGACCGTCCGCTTCGCCCCGGCCGCCGCCGCCCTGGCCGCCGACGGGCACCGCGCCTTCCTGGAGATCGGCCCGCACCCCGCGCTCACCGCCGCGCTGCGCGGCTGCCTGGAGCAGTGCGACGGCCGGTTCTCGGTGCACGCCTCGATGCGCCGCGACACCCCCGCCCGGGACGGGCTGCTGCGCGGCCTGGCCGAACTGTACGAGCAGGGCGCGTGGATCGACTGGGCGCGGGTCGCGGACCCGGACGCCGCCCGCCCGGCCCCGGCCGCCCCGGCCGCGCTGGCCGTCCTGCCGCGCTACCCGTGGCGGCGCGAGAGCGGCCTCGGCCCGGTGCCCGCCCCGGTGCCCGCCCCGGGCGACGGCGCCCCGCGCTCCGCCGAGCCGGGCGCCGAGCCGGGCGCGGGTCCGGCCGCCGAGTCCGTCGCCGAGCTGCCCGACGGGCGGCTGCGCGCCGCGCTCGCGGTGGCCACCGCGGAGGAGCAGGCCCGGCTGATCACCGAACGGCTGATCGAGGAGACCGCCCGGGTGCTGCGGATGCCCGCCTCCCGGATCGACCCCGCGCAGCCGATGAACTCCCTCGGCCTCGACTCGATCATGGCCATGGAACTGCGCCGCCGACTGGAGCGCGAACTCGACATGGAGGTCCCGGTCACCGGCTTCCTGAGCGGCGCCGGCTGCACCGACCTGGGCGCGGCGCTGGCCGCCGAGTTCACCCTCGGCGGGACCGACCAGCAGACCGCCGAACTGCTTCTCTCCGAACTGGACCGACTCTCGCCAGAGGAGGTGGACGTGCTGCTCGAACGCCTCGGCGCCGGGTCGGCACAGACGCCATGA